One window of the Chryseobacterium camelliae genome contains the following:
- a CDS encoding alpha-ketoacid dehydrogenase subunit alpha/beta: protein MENTLHEKVSQDILLKAYNHMMLAKAMADIYEENRNVCKYVHSTSRGHEAIQLATAYQLTKEDWVSPYYRDESILLGIGFEPYQLMLQLLAKSDDPFSGGRSYYSHPSSRDEDKPKIIHQSSATGMQTIPTTGVAQGIKYIQEFELQNFDHNPVVVCSLGDNSVTEGEVSEALQFAALHQLPIIFLVQDNDWGISVTKEEARTCDAYDFVAGFVGLSRMRVDGTDFIESFEVMKKAVDFVRTERKPVVVCAKTVLIGHHTSGVRREFYRDEEDLTKHRAKDPGEILRRQLLEARIDQEQLNSIIRKARQKAEEDFERAKNAEDPKSETVMQHVFAPTPVTEETGTREPEGGEKIVMVDAAIHAIQELMWKHPEALLYGQDVGERIGGVFRETVTLGKKFGKSRVFNTAIQEAYIIGSTAGMSAVGLRPIVEVQFADYIYPGINQLITEISKSNYLSNGKFPVSNIIRVPIGAYGGGGPYHSGSVESILANIKGIKIAYPSNAADFKGLLKAAYYDPNPVIMLEHKGLYWSKVPGTEDAKTIEPAEDYILPFGKGKVVIQADKQETEKGRTVLVVTYGMGVYWAKEAAKNFAGRVEVIDLRTLIPLDEALVFERAKEHGKCIVLTEEQLNNSFAEAFAHRITKNCFRHLDAPVETMGALDVPAVPINLVLEKEMLPNAEKLSRKIEEMLQY, encoded by the coding sequence ATGGAAAATACACTTCACGAAAAAGTTTCTCAGGATATTTTGCTGAAGGCTTACAACCACATGATGCTTGCCAAAGCAATGGCCGATATCTATGAAGAAAACAGGAATGTCTGTAAATATGTCCACAGTACTTCAAGAGGCCACGAAGCCATCCAGTTGGCTACCGCCTATCAGCTGACCAAAGAAGACTGGGTTTCTCCCTACTACAGGGATGAAAGCATTCTTTTAGGGATCGGGTTTGAGCCGTATCAGTTGATGCTTCAGCTACTGGCAAAATCAGACGACCCTTTTTCAGGAGGAAGATCGTATTATTCCCACCCTTCCAGCAGGGATGAAGATAAACCTAAAATCATTCACCAGAGCTCCGCGACCGGAATGCAGACCATTCCTACCACCGGTGTCGCTCAAGGAATAAAATACATCCAGGAATTCGAACTGCAGAATTTTGACCATAACCCGGTAGTGGTATGCAGCCTCGGAGACAATTCAGTAACGGAAGGTGAAGTGAGCGAAGCGCTGCAGTTTGCAGCTTTACATCAGCTGCCCATCATATTCCTTGTACAGGATAATGACTGGGGAATTTCCGTAACCAAAGAAGAAGCCAGGACCTGTGATGCCTATGACTTTGTTGCAGGATTTGTAGGATTAAGCAGGATGCGCGTAGATGGCACGGATTTTATCGAGAGTTTTGAAGTCATGAAGAAAGCGGTTGACTTTGTGAGAACGGAACGCAAGCCGGTAGTGGTTTGTGCCAAAACAGTTCTAATAGGGCACCATACTTCAGGAGTCCGGAGAGAATTTTACCGTGATGAAGAAGACCTTACCAAGCACAGAGCTAAAGATCCGGGAGAAATTCTCAGAAGACAGCTTCTGGAAGCCAGGATTGATCAGGAGCAACTGAACAGCATCATCCGTAAAGCCAGACAAAAGGCAGAAGAAGATTTTGAAAGGGCTAAAAATGCAGAGGACCCGAAATCTGAAACCGTCATGCAGCATGTTTTTGCTCCTACCCCGGTAACTGAGGAAACAGGAACGCGGGAACCCGAAGGCGGAGAAAAGATTGTGATGGTTGACGCAGCCATCCACGCCATCCAGGAACTGATGTGGAAACATCCGGAAGCATTGCTGTACGGTCAGGATGTAGGAGAAAGAATCGGCGGCGTTTTCCGTGAGACGGTAACCTTAGGTAAAAAATTCGGGAAAAGCAGAGTATTTAATACCGCGATCCAGGAAGCCTATATCATTGGTTCCACAGCGGGAATGAGTGCCGTAGGTTTAAGACCTATCGTCGAAGTGCAGTTTGCCGACTATATTTATCCGGGAATCAACCAGCTGATTACAGAAATTTCAAAATCGAATTATCTTAGTAACGGAAAGTTTCCGGTAAGCAATATTATCCGCGTACCCATTGGTGCCTATGGCGGAGGCGGCCCTTACCACAGCGGAAGCGTGGAAAGCATCCTGGCTAATATCAAAGGAATAAAAATTGCCTACCCGAGCAACGCAGCAGATTTCAAAGGCCTCCTGAAAGCAGCTTATTATGATCCCAATCCGGTCATTATGCTGGAACATAAAGGACTTTACTGGAGCAAAGTTCCGGGAACAGAAGACGCAAAAACCATTGAACCTGCAGAAGATTACATCCTGCCATTCGGAAAAGGAAAAGTAGTCATCCAAGCAGATAAGCAAGAAACAGAAAAAGGGAGAACAGTATTGGTGGTTACATACGGAATGGGAGTTTACTGGGCCAAAGAAGCCGCCAAAAATTTTGCAGGCCGTGTTGAAGTGATCGATCTTAGGACGCTAATTCCCTTGGATGAAGCACTGGTATTTGAAAGAGCAAAAGAACATGGAAAATGCATCGTCCTTACAGAGGAACAGCTGAACAATTCATTTGCAGAAGCTTTCGCACACAGAATTACCAAAAACTGCTTCAGGCACCTGGATGCTCCGGTGGAAACTATGGGTGCACTGGATGTTCCGGCAGTTCCGATTAATCTCGTTCTGGAAAAAGAAATGCTTCCTAACGCTGAAAAGCTCAGCAGGAAAATTGAAGAAATGCTGCAATATTAA
- a CDS encoding S8 family peptidase, with the protein MKKHLLLVGILSITLINAQKNNDEIIREFEQQKVANNKQFDAYVIKAYGKEINVSTQKKIDSLRSRLAGFNFGVPYFLEEEDTRQLQNSNSDLLNTSGNITGLTGSFNGEGIKYTIFDGGRIYEAHTAFNNATGRITNKEASTQDYSAHSTGVGSFIGGKDTPLSSNNVPVGNAKGIAINSTMDSYMFDTTVLPGNTASSTVFQKIALAQPNISNHSYGVNAGWTETYDANGTLTSYVYRGYKSGTTFYDYQGTYDTNDYNYDLLVYNNPSYIIVKSSGNYFNMGPGTNSTVPKYYRSASGNVLFTASDALPPKNCSQGYDCIGTGSLAKNIIVVGATDIITTNNYRYTSASDVVHSSYSSAGPRDDGGIKPDISTVGTNVYYAATTAAGSNAWAGGSGTSFSAPVVTGIIGLWTQINKQLFNNALLSASSAKVLTIHSASEAGNVGPDPWFGWGFINAKKGAELLVGKSNNTVIFTDETLTSGVKNSKTITASGSEPLKVTISWLDPKYTPNYQFVSDVYNNRTSKLVNDIDLRIIDTTNNTVYYPWKLNADSPMTPATKADNTVDNVEQVVIDAPVAGRNYRIEVTNKGTLVNDSNASAPQNYSIMVTGYSQQVLGTTDVSKDSGIVIAPTMTKDFVKVLKAPKKSIFNVYDLSGKKLQSGSINSDEESINLAPYTKGIYIVEVKTGTNMISKKVIKE; encoded by the coding sequence ATGAAAAAACATTTACTTTTAGTTGGTATTTTGTCAATTACCTTGATAAATGCACAAAAAAACAACGATGAAATCATCCGAGAATTCGAACAGCAAAAAGTAGCAAATAATAAGCAGTTTGATGCCTATGTTATTAAAGCCTATGGCAAAGAAATTAATGTCTCTACTCAGAAGAAAATTGATTCTTTACGCTCAAGATTAGCCGGCTTTAATTTTGGTGTTCCTTATTTTTTGGAGGAAGAAGATACAAGACAGCTTCAAAACTCTAATTCTGATTTACTAAATACTTCCGGAAATATTACAGGTTTAACCGGTTCTTTTAATGGAGAAGGAATCAAATATACGATTTTTGATGGTGGAAGAATTTACGAGGCACATACAGCATTCAATAATGCAACAGGTCGAATTACCAATAAAGAAGCAAGCACTCAGGATTACTCTGCTCATTCAACAGGCGTAGGAAGCTTTATTGGTGGAAAAGATACTCCTTTATCCAGCAATAATGTCCCTGTAGGTAATGCCAAAGGTATTGCCATCAATTCAACTATGGATAGTTATATGTTTGATACCACTGTTTTACCAGGCAATACTGCTTCAAGCACTGTATTTCAAAAGATAGCATTAGCCCAGCCTAATATTTCAAATCATTCTTATGGAGTCAACGCGGGCTGGACTGAAACTTATGATGCTAATGGTACTTTGACTTCCTATGTTTACAGAGGATACAAAAGCGGCACTACATTTTATGATTATCAGGGAACTTATGATACCAATGATTATAATTACGACCTTTTGGTATACAATAATCCTTCTTACATCATTGTAAAGTCATCAGGAAATTATTTTAATATGGGGCCAGGGACCAATTCTACTGTTCCTAAATATTACAGATCTGCTAGTGGAAATGTGCTTTTTACTGCCAGTGATGCATTACCGCCAAAAAACTGCTCTCAAGGATATGATTGCATAGGAACAGGATCACTGGCAAAAAACATTATCGTTGTAGGAGCTACAGATATTATCACCACAAATAACTACCGTTATACCAGTGCTTCTGACGTTGTGCATTCCAGTTACAGCAGTGCGGGACCAAGAGATGATGGTGGAATCAAACCGGATATCTCAACCGTTGGTACCAATGTATATTATGCTGCAACGACTGCCGCAGGCAGTAATGCATGGGCAGGAGGAAGCGGAACCTCTTTTTCCGCTCCTGTAGTAACGGGTATTATCGGTCTCTGGACACAAATCAATAAGCAATTGTTCAATAATGCATTACTAAGTGCTTCTTCAGCAAAGGTTCTTACCATCCATTCAGCATCAGAAGCTGGAAATGTAGGCCCGGATCCATGGTTTGGGTGGGGATTCATCAATGCTAAAAAAGGTGCCGAACTCTTGGTAGGAAAATCTAATAATACAGTAATATTTACTGATGAAACCCTCACCAGCGGTGTCAAAAACAGCAAGACCATTACCGCATCAGGAAGTGAACCGCTAAAAGTTACGATCAGCTGGCTGGATCCTAAATATACGCCGAATTATCAGTTTGTATCCGATGTTTACAATAACAGGACATCCAAATTAGTCAATGATATAGATCTGAGAATTATTGATACGACAAACAATACGGTTTATTACCCATGGAAACTGAATGCAGACAGTCCGATGACACCTGCTACCAAAGCAGACAATACAGTTGACAACGTAGAACAGGTAGTTATCGATGCTCCTGTAGCAGGAAGGAATTACAGGATTGAAGTAACCAATAAAGGGACTCTCGTCAATGATTCCAATGCATCAGCACCTCAGAATTATTCTATCATGGTAACAGGTTATTCCCAGCAGGTTTTGGGAACAACCGATGTTTCCAAAGACAGCGGAATCGTAATAGCTCCAACGATGACCAAGGACTTTGTAAAAGTATTGAAAGCCCCTAAAAAATCTATTTTCAATGTGTATGATTTATCAGGAAAAAAATTACAGAGCGGAAGCATCAACAGCGATGAAGAAAGCATCAACTTAGCGCCTTACACCAAGGGAATTTATATTGTTGAGGTTAAAACCGGTACCAATATGATTTCCAAAAAGGTGATCAAAGAATAA
- the dnaE gene encoding DNA polymerase III subunit alpha: MYLVFDTETTGLPKNFNAPLSDSENWPRMVQVAWQLHDDDGKLIENQDYIIKPEGYDIPFNAARIHGITTKIANDEGRDLQEVLEEFSKVLDRVRIVSGHNVEFDYNIVGAEFFRKNMKDNLQEKPKADTMILGTDFCQLGGGRGGRFKPPKLEELYEKLYGNKFDEAHNAAADVNATAQVFFEMMRVGIIPAELLKISEDQLRYFQTLYPGPIQPFDIVIRRQVADFHNKKKQTDFGSIDDIDLGKYFNFDNHSVFSTLTATSGISDLIKKAVDDNFPAVGMVDLGNMMGAFKFVSAVESLNSDRNKKYKEYLAKKQEAEESGTEFNEAEPATEPLVPIVGCEFYISDRYEQKQFTKDDPDRRTQVVLLAKDFNGYKNLAKLSSIGFLKGFYFGVPRVSRELIAQYKEGLIALTSGINGDIPDAILNTGEQKGEELFKWWKDTFEDDFYVQIQNHNLPEEEHLNGVLLYFADKYNVKILAQNETFYTNKDDSNIQDIVSCIKDGEKLTTPVGKGFGKRRGLTTQEYYIKNRDEIKEAFLAYPDAFDAYEEFLNKFSPYTLKRDVLLPKFDIPEEFVHPEDDVDGGKRGEMAYLTHLTYEGARKKYAEITEEIKERLDFELDVIANTGYPGYFLIVQDFCNEARNMGVWVGPGRGSAAGSAVAYCIGITNVDPIAYDLLFERFLNPERISMPDIDIDFDDEGRDKIIKWVIDKYGQNQVAQIITYSVLGGKSAIKDAGRVLDLPIPDTNNIAKLIPSTPGMNIAKALSKYDKLRPEDQMLVDEMRFVLNNPDDPRFGVLASAKKMEGCIRNTGIHACGVIITPEDVSNLVPVTIAAKDADILVSQFDNSVAESAGLLKMDFLGLRTLTIIKDAIKIVKEKHGIEINPDDIPLDDAKTYQLFKEGRTIGIFQYESPGMQKYMRELKPTVFADLIAMNALYRPGPIKYIPNFINRKHGIEEIVYDLPETEEYLKETYGITVYQEQVMLLSQKLANFTKGEADTLRKAMGKKQIDVLNKMYPKFIEGGKKNNLDEEKLNKIWNDWKAFAEYAFNKSHSTCYALVAYHTAYLKANYPAEYMASVMSNNINNTAQITMFMEDCKSMGVDVLGPDVNESQYKFSVNEKGQIRFGLGAIKGIGEGPSEAITRERENGRYRNIYDFFERILPSQMNKRVAESLVVAGAFDELDTYHRGQYFDIDSAGRTNLERLIRYGQSFQESKNEMEHSLFADFAEEVQIEQPKLPPCPEWPNMHKLNKEKEIIGFYLSAHPLDEFRYHFQFMQGQLSKKKVLEKDEEEKITQDAPPVIEQEAQFDAVDITEIIPDEIIAGEEEIIEETTKKAEPKGTFGFLNLDEVDAYKEQAFAHKQEELFEEKKKDWKQIQKERENGGGGKEYTVAGLITEYRVQDGFRSGEKVAFVTLEDYSGSYSFRLGDRDYMRLKEKLEVQRFVILKIKFAQVKDGRVFVNVNEVIELQEAFERFAKSISLVMDVMDFRQEDLIFFRNIVEKNRGDQKLKFFIKNTEDEVPLEVQSMKHSVSLNGDLIKEIQLLNKYEFYLN, translated from the coding sequence ATGTATTTAGTTTTTGACACAGAAACCACTGGTTTACCAAAGAATTTCAATGCTCCCCTCTCCGATTCAGAGAACTGGCCAAGGATGGTTCAGGTCGCCTGGCAGTTGCATGATGATGACGGGAAGCTGATTGAAAACCAGGATTATATCATAAAGCCGGAAGGCTACGATATTCCGTTTAACGCGGCAAGGATCCACGGTATCACCACCAAGATTGCCAATGATGAAGGAAGGGACCTGCAGGAAGTTCTTGAGGAGTTTTCAAAAGTTCTCGACAGAGTACGTATTGTATCCGGACATAATGTAGAGTTCGATTATAATATCGTAGGAGCTGAGTTTTTCAGAAAAAATATGAAGGACAACCTTCAGGAAAAGCCTAAGGCAGATACCATGATTTTAGGTACAGATTTCTGCCAGCTCGGCGGCGGAAGGGGGGGCAGGTTCAAGCCACCTAAACTGGAAGAACTGTACGAAAAATTATACGGAAATAAGTTTGATGAAGCGCATAACGCCGCAGCTGACGTTAATGCGACAGCCCAGGTATTTTTTGAAATGATGCGTGTGGGGATTATCCCTGCTGAACTGCTGAAAATTTCCGAAGATCAGTTACGATATTTCCAGACGCTATATCCTGGGCCTATACAGCCTTTCGATATTGTGATCAGAAGGCAGGTTGCCGATTTCCATAACAAAAAGAAACAGACTGATTTCGGAAGTATCGACGATATCGATCTGGGTAAATATTTCAATTTTGATAACCATAGCGTATTCTCAACGTTAACCGCTACCAGCGGGATTTCCGATCTGATTAAAAAAGCGGTTGATGACAATTTTCCTGCTGTAGGAATGGTTGACCTGGGTAATATGATGGGAGCCTTTAAATTTGTCTCTGCCGTAGAATCATTGAATTCGGACCGAAACAAAAAATATAAGGAGTACCTGGCTAAAAAGCAGGAAGCAGAAGAAAGCGGGACAGAATTTAATGAAGCCGAGCCTGCCACAGAACCACTTGTTCCTATTGTAGGCTGTGAGTTTTATATATCTGACCGCTATGAGCAGAAACAGTTCACGAAAGATGATCCCGACAGAAGGACCCAGGTGGTTCTTCTGGCCAAAGATTTTAACGGATATAAGAATTTAGCCAAGCTTTCGAGCATCGGTTTTCTCAAAGGATTTTACTTTGGCGTACCGAGGGTCAGCAGGGAACTGATCGCACAGTATAAGGAAGGGCTGATTGCCCTGACTTCTGGAATTAACGGTGATATCCCGGATGCAATCCTTAATACCGGTGAGCAGAAGGGTGAAGAACTCTTTAAATGGTGGAAAGATACTTTTGAAGATGATTTCTACGTTCAGATCCAGAACCATAACCTTCCTGAAGAAGAGCACCTAAACGGTGTACTGCTTTATTTCGCGGACAAATATAACGTGAAGATTCTAGCGCAGAATGAAACGTTCTACACCAATAAGGATGATTCCAATATTCAGGATATCGTAAGCTGCATCAAAGATGGTGAAAAGCTTACAACGCCTGTTGGAAAAGGCTTTGGTAAAAGGAGAGGATTGACAACACAGGAATATTATATCAAGAACCGGGATGAAATCAAGGAGGCCTTTCTGGCTTATCCCGATGCCTTTGACGCCTACGAGGAATTCCTGAATAAATTCAGTCCTTATACCCTGAAAAGGGATGTCCTTCTTCCTAAGTTTGATATTCCTGAGGAATTTGTTCATCCTGAAGATGATGTGGATGGAGGAAAAAGGGGGGAAATGGCTTACCTCACCCATCTTACTTATGAGGGAGCAAGGAAAAAGTATGCTGAGATTACGGAGGAAATTAAAGAACGCCTTGATTTCGAGCTGGACGTTATTGCCAACACGGGATATCCCGGGTATTTCCTTATCGTACAGGATTTCTGTAATGAAGCCCGGAATATGGGCGTTTGGGTTGGACCGGGAAGGGGATCGGCAGCAGGATCAGCCGTGGCGTACTGTATCGGGATTACCAATGTTGATCCGATTGCATATGATCTTCTGTTTGAGCGGTTCCTGAATCCGGAAAGGATTTCCATGCCGGATATCGATATTGACTTCGATGATGAAGGACGGGATAAGATTATCAAATGGGTTATTGATAAGTACGGGCAGAATCAGGTAGCACAAATAATTACCTATTCAGTACTCGGTGGGAAATCTGCAATTAAAGATGCCGGAAGGGTTCTTGACCTCCCGATTCCGGACACCAATAACATTGCCAAGCTCATTCCATCCACACCGGGGATGAATATTGCCAAAGCACTGTCGAAATATGATAAGCTGAGGCCGGAAGACCAGATGCTCGTCGACGAGATGAGGTTCGTGTTGAATAATCCTGATGATCCACGTTTCGGAGTACTGGCAAGTGCAAAAAAGATGGAAGGCTGTATCAGGAATACGGGAATCCATGCGTGCGGGGTTATTATTACACCGGAAGATGTCAGCAACCTCGTTCCGGTAACCATAGCCGCAAAAGACGCTGATATCCTGGTGTCTCAGTTTGATAACTCAGTAGCGGAAAGTGCAGGTCTTCTAAAAATGGACTTCCTGGGACTCAGGACCCTGACCATCATTAAAGATGCCATAAAAATAGTAAAAGAAAAACACGGGATAGAGATCAATCCGGATGATATACCTCTGGATGATGCCAAAACCTATCAGCTGTTTAAAGAAGGAAGGACGATCGGGATCTTCCAGTATGAAAGTCCGGGAATGCAGAAATACATGAGGGAGCTGAAACCAACGGTTTTTGCCGACCTTATCGCCATGAACGCATTGTATCGTCCGGGTCCTATCAAGTACATCCCGAATTTCATCAACAGGAAACACGGTATTGAAGAAATCGTATATGATTTACCTGAAACTGAGGAATACCTGAAGGAAACCTATGGTATTACCGTATATCAGGAGCAGGTAATGCTGCTTTCCCAGAAGCTGGCTAATTTTACCAAGGGTGAAGCGGATACGCTGAGGAAAGCCATGGGGAAGAAGCAGATTGATGTTCTGAATAAAATGTATCCGAAATTCATTGAAGGCGGAAAGAAAAACAACCTGGACGAAGAGAAGCTGAACAAAATCTGGAATGACTGGAAAGCGTTTGCCGAATATGCCTTTAACAAATCCCACTCCACCTGCTATGCATTGGTTGCTTATCATACGGCGTACCTTAAAGCCAACTACCCTGCAGAATATATGGCCAGTGTAATGAGCAATAACATCAATAATACGGCCCAGATCACCATGTTCATGGAAGACTGTAAAAGTATGGGAGTCGATGTTCTTGGGCCGGATGTCAATGAATCGCAGTATAAGTTCTCTGTCAACGAAAAAGGACAGATCCGCTTTGGACTGGGAGCAATCAAGGGAATAGGTGAGGGGCCGAGTGAGGCTATTACCCGTGAGCGTGAAAACGGAAGGTACAGGAATATTTATGACTTTTTCGAGCGTATCCTTCCTTCGCAGATGAACAAGAGGGTGGCGGAAAGCTTAGTAGTGGCCGGTGCATTCGACGAACTGGATACGTACCACCGGGGCCAGTATTTCGATATTGATTCGGCAGGGAGGACTAACCTGGAAAGACTAATCAGGTACGGGCAAAGTTTCCAGGAGAGCAAAAATGAAATGGAACACTCCCTTTTTGCAGATTTTGCTGAAGAAGTACAGATTGAACAGCCAAAACTGCCACCATGTCCGGAATGGCCGAATATGCATAAACTGAATAAGGAAAAGGAGATCATCGGCTTTTACCTTTCAGCTCATCCGCTGGATGAATTCAGGTATCATTTCCAGTTTATGCAGGGGCAGCTCTCCAAGAAAAAAGTACTGGAAAAAGATGAAGAAGAGAAAATAACCCAGGATGCACCGCCTGTTATTGAACAGGAAGCTCAGTTTGATGCTGTAGATATTACCGAAATTATCCCGGATGAAATTATTGCCGGTGAAGAGGAAATTATAGAAGAGACCACCAAAAAAGCAGAGCCTAAAGGAACGTTCGGCTTTCTGAACCTGGATGAGGTGGATGCTTACAAAGAACAGGCTTTTGCCCATAAGCAGGAAGAACTTTTTGAAGAAAAAAAGAAGGACTGGAAACAGATCCAGAAAGAACGCGAAAACGGCGGTGGCGGAAAAGAGTATACTGTTGCCGGACTTATTACCGAATACCGCGTGCAGGATGGCTTCCGGAGCGGT